In Mixophyes fleayi isolate aMixFle1 chromosome 4, aMixFle1.hap1, whole genome shotgun sequence, the following proteins share a genomic window:
- the MPI gene encoding mannose-6-phosphate isomerase isoform X2 — translation MAEPRVFLLSCAVQDYAWGKQGSDSEVAYLWASGDPTRQIEPNKPYAELWMGTHPKGDALIIDNRVTQKTLGKWIAAHPESLGSKVREVFQDQLPFLFKVLSVRLALSIQAHPDKALAKKLHAQFPQHYPDDNHKPEMAIALTPFRGLCGFRPISEILGFLHDVPEFRALIGQDAAQQLESSAADPCKEVEERRALQRCFTCMMQSSKKECAEQLNFLVQRVTQQVQSGGDVSYCIGDLLLKLHSQFPGDIGCFAIYFLNVVTLQPGEAMYLGANEPHAYLEGDCVECMACSDNTVRAGLTPKFIDVDTLCEMLTYTPAPATAKLFTPTPMSSDPYALLYNPPVPDFTVIKIEVASTVSQYHVPALDSASILLLVRGQASSSGLNGGLSLQPGSVLFISANESLTLSVEPSHNLLLFRACSLL, via the exons ATGGCTGAGCCCCGAG TATTTCTCCTGTCTTGTGCAGTACAAGACTATGCATGGGGCAAGCAGGGCAGTGACAGTGAGGTGGCTTATTTGTGGGCTAGTGGTGACCCTACACGGCAGATAGAGCCAAACAAGCCATATGCAGAG TTGTGGATGGGAACTCACCCCAAAGGTGATGCTCTAATCATAGACAACCGTGTTACCCAGAAGACCTTGGGAAAATGGATTGCAGCTCATCCAGAATCTCTGGGGTCCAAAGTCAGAGAAGTTTTCCAGGATCAACTTCCTTTTCTGTTTAAAGTGCTATCAGTTAGGCTTGCACTGTCCATCCAGGCTCATCCAGACAAG GCACTGGCTAAGAAGCTCCATGCTCAATTTCCACAGCATTACCCTGATGACAACCACAAACCAGAGATGGCCATAGCGCTCACCCCTTTCCGGGGTCTATGTGGATTCAGGCCTATATCTGAGATTCTAGGCTTCTTGCATG ATGTCCCAGAGTTCCGTGCACTTATTGGTCAGGATGCTGCACAGCAGTTGGAGTCTAGTGCAGCAGATCCCTGTAAAGAGGTGGAGGAGCGGAGGGCACTGCAGAGATGCTTCACTTGCATGATGCAGAGCAGCAAGAAGGAGTGTGCAGAACAACTTAATTTTTTGGTGCAGCGTGTAACTCAGCAAG TTCAGAGTGGAGGGGATGTGTCTTACTGTATTGGAGATCTGCTCCTTAAACTACACTCACAGTTCCCTGGAGATATTGGctgttttgctatttattttctCAATGTGGTGACTCTGCAGCCTGGAGAAGCTATGTATCTGGGAGCCAATGAACCCCATGCTTATCTGGAGGGAG ACTGCGTGGAATGCATGGCTTGTTCTGATAACACCGTACGCGCTGGACTCACCCCTAAATTTATAGATGTGGACACACTGTGTGAGATGCTAACTTACACACCAGCGCCTGCCACTGCCAAACTGTTTACTCCAACACCAATGAGCAGTGACCCCTATGCCCTCCTCTACAACCCCCCTGTGCCTGATTTCACAGTCATCAAGATTGAG GTAGCCTCTACTGTATCACAATACCACGTGCCGGCCTTAGATTCTGCAAGCATTCTGCTGCTGGTCAGGGGCCAGGCCTCAAGCAGCGGATTGAATGGTGGTTTAAGTCTTCAACCAGGCTCTGTTCTCTTCATCTCTGCTAATGAAAGTTTAACCCTGAGTGTGGAACCATCTCATAATCTCCTCTTATTCAGGGCGTGTTCTCTGCTGTAA
- the MPI gene encoding mannose-6-phosphate isomerase isoform X4 — MAEPRGERWGWKEGRNRKQVFLLSCAVQDYAWGKQGSDSEVAYLWASGDPTRQIEPNKPYAELWMGTHPKGDALIIDNRVTQKTLGKWIAAHPESLGSKVREVFQDQLPFLFKVLSVRLALSIQAHPDKALAKKLHAQFPQHYPDDNHKPEMAIALTPFRGLCGFRPISEILGFLHDVPEFRALIGQDAAQQLESSAADPCKEVEERRALQRCFTCMMQSSKKECAEQLNFLVQRVTQQVQSGGDVSYCIGDLLLKLHSQFPGDIGCFAIYFLNVVTLQPGEAMYLGANEPHAYLEGGSLYCITIPRAGLRFCKHSAAGQGPGLKQRIEWWFKSSTRLCSLHLC, encoded by the exons ATGGCTGAGCCCCGAGGTGAGCGGTGGGGGTGGAAGGAGGGCAGAAATAGGAAGCAAG TATTTCTCCTGTCTTGTGCAGTACAAGACTATGCATGGGGCAAGCAGGGCAGTGACAGTGAGGTGGCTTATTTGTGGGCTAGTGGTGACCCTACACGGCAGATAGAGCCAAACAAGCCATATGCAGAG TTGTGGATGGGAACTCACCCCAAAGGTGATGCTCTAATCATAGACAACCGTGTTACCCAGAAGACCTTGGGAAAATGGATTGCAGCTCATCCAGAATCTCTGGGGTCCAAAGTCAGAGAAGTTTTCCAGGATCAACTTCCTTTTCTGTTTAAAGTGCTATCAGTTAGGCTTGCACTGTCCATCCAGGCTCATCCAGACAAG GCACTGGCTAAGAAGCTCCATGCTCAATTTCCACAGCATTACCCTGATGACAACCACAAACCAGAGATGGCCATAGCGCTCACCCCTTTCCGGGGTCTATGTGGATTCAGGCCTATATCTGAGATTCTAGGCTTCTTGCATG ATGTCCCAGAGTTCCGTGCACTTATTGGTCAGGATGCTGCACAGCAGTTGGAGTCTAGTGCAGCAGATCCCTGTAAAGAGGTGGAGGAGCGGAGGGCACTGCAGAGATGCTTCACTTGCATGATGCAGAGCAGCAAGAAGGAGTGTGCAGAACAACTTAATTTTTTGGTGCAGCGTGTAACTCAGCAAG TTCAGAGTGGAGGGGATGTGTCTTACTGTATTGGAGATCTGCTCCTTAAACTACACTCACAGTTCCCTGGAGATATTGGctgttttgctatttattttctCAATGTGGTGACTCTGCAGCCTGGAGAAGCTATGTATCTGGGAGCCAATGAACCCCATGCTTATCTGGAGGGAG GTAGCCTCTACTGTATCACAATACCACGTGCCGGCCTTAGATTCTGCAAGCATTCTGCTGCTGGTCAGGGGCCAGGCCTCAAGCAGCGGATTGAATGGTGGTTTAAGTCTTCAACCAGGCTCTGTTCTCTTCATCTCTGCTAA
- the MPI gene encoding mannose-6-phosphate isomerase isoform X3 translates to MGTHPKGDALIIDNRVTQKTLGKWIAAHPESLGSKVREVFQDQLPFLFKVLSVRLALSIQAHPDKALAKKLHAQFPQHYPDDNHKPEMAIALTPFRGLCGFRPISEILGFLHDVPEFRALIGQDAAQQLESSAADPCKEVEERRALQRCFTCMMQSSKKECAEQLNFLVQRVTQQVQSGGDVSYCIGDLLLKLHSQFPGDIGCFAIYFLNVVTLQPGEAMYLGANEPHAYLEGDCVECMACSDNTVRAGLTPKFIDVDTLCEMLTYTPAPATAKLFTPTPMSSDPYALLYNPPVPDFTVIKIEVASTVSQYHVPALDSASILLLVRGQASSSGLNGGLSLQPGSVLFISANESLTLSVEPSHNLLLFRACSLL, encoded by the exons ATGGGAACTCACCCCAAAGGTGATGCTCTAATCATAGACAACCGTGTTACCCAGAAGACCTTGGGAAAATGGATTGCAGCTCATCCAGAATCTCTGGGGTCCAAAGTCAGAGAAGTTTTCCAGGATCAACTTCCTTTTCTGTTTAAAGTGCTATCAGTTAGGCTTGCACTGTCCATCCAGGCTCATCCAGACAAG GCACTGGCTAAGAAGCTCCATGCTCAATTTCCACAGCATTACCCTGATGACAACCACAAACCAGAGATGGCCATAGCGCTCACCCCTTTCCGGGGTCTATGTGGATTCAGGCCTATATCTGAGATTCTAGGCTTCTTGCATG ATGTCCCAGAGTTCCGTGCACTTATTGGTCAGGATGCTGCACAGCAGTTGGAGTCTAGTGCAGCAGATCCCTGTAAAGAGGTGGAGGAGCGGAGGGCACTGCAGAGATGCTTCACTTGCATGATGCAGAGCAGCAAGAAGGAGTGTGCAGAACAACTTAATTTTTTGGTGCAGCGTGTAACTCAGCAAG TTCAGAGTGGAGGGGATGTGTCTTACTGTATTGGAGATCTGCTCCTTAAACTACACTCACAGTTCCCTGGAGATATTGGctgttttgctatttattttctCAATGTGGTGACTCTGCAGCCTGGAGAAGCTATGTATCTGGGAGCCAATGAACCCCATGCTTATCTGGAGGGAG ACTGCGTGGAATGCATGGCTTGTTCTGATAACACCGTACGCGCTGGACTCACCCCTAAATTTATAGATGTGGACACACTGTGTGAGATGCTAACTTACACACCAGCGCCTGCCACTGCCAAACTGTTTACTCCAACACCAATGAGCAGTGACCCCTATGCCCTCCTCTACAACCCCCCTGTGCCTGATTTCACAGTCATCAAGATTGAG GTAGCCTCTACTGTATCACAATACCACGTGCCGGCCTTAGATTCTGCAAGCATTCTGCTGCTGGTCAGGGGCCAGGCCTCAAGCAGCGGATTGAATGGTGGTTTAAGTCTTCAACCAGGCTCTGTTCTCTTCATCTCTGCTAATGAAAGTTTAACCCTGAGTGTGGAACCATCTCATAATCTCCTCTTATTCAGGGCGTGTTCTCTGCTGTAA
- the MPI gene encoding mannose-6-phosphate isomerase isoform X1 — MAEPRGERWGWKEGRNRKQVFLLSCAVQDYAWGKQGSDSEVAYLWASGDPTRQIEPNKPYAELWMGTHPKGDALIIDNRVTQKTLGKWIAAHPESLGSKVREVFQDQLPFLFKVLSVRLALSIQAHPDKALAKKLHAQFPQHYPDDNHKPEMAIALTPFRGLCGFRPISEILGFLHDVPEFRALIGQDAAQQLESSAADPCKEVEERRALQRCFTCMMQSSKKECAEQLNFLVQRVTQQVQSGGDVSYCIGDLLLKLHSQFPGDIGCFAIYFLNVVTLQPGEAMYLGANEPHAYLEGDCVECMACSDNTVRAGLTPKFIDVDTLCEMLTYTPAPATAKLFTPTPMSSDPYALLYNPPVPDFTVIKIEVASTVSQYHVPALDSASILLLVRGQASSSGLNGGLSLQPGSVLFISANESLTLSVEPSHNLLLFRACSLL, encoded by the exons ATGGCTGAGCCCCGAGGTGAGCGGTGGGGGTGGAAGGAGGGCAGAAATAGGAAGCAAG TATTTCTCCTGTCTTGTGCAGTACAAGACTATGCATGGGGCAAGCAGGGCAGTGACAGTGAGGTGGCTTATTTGTGGGCTAGTGGTGACCCTACACGGCAGATAGAGCCAAACAAGCCATATGCAGAG TTGTGGATGGGAACTCACCCCAAAGGTGATGCTCTAATCATAGACAACCGTGTTACCCAGAAGACCTTGGGAAAATGGATTGCAGCTCATCCAGAATCTCTGGGGTCCAAAGTCAGAGAAGTTTTCCAGGATCAACTTCCTTTTCTGTTTAAAGTGCTATCAGTTAGGCTTGCACTGTCCATCCAGGCTCATCCAGACAAG GCACTGGCTAAGAAGCTCCATGCTCAATTTCCACAGCATTACCCTGATGACAACCACAAACCAGAGATGGCCATAGCGCTCACCCCTTTCCGGGGTCTATGTGGATTCAGGCCTATATCTGAGATTCTAGGCTTCTTGCATG ATGTCCCAGAGTTCCGTGCACTTATTGGTCAGGATGCTGCACAGCAGTTGGAGTCTAGTGCAGCAGATCCCTGTAAAGAGGTGGAGGAGCGGAGGGCACTGCAGAGATGCTTCACTTGCATGATGCAGAGCAGCAAGAAGGAGTGTGCAGAACAACTTAATTTTTTGGTGCAGCGTGTAACTCAGCAAG TTCAGAGTGGAGGGGATGTGTCTTACTGTATTGGAGATCTGCTCCTTAAACTACACTCACAGTTCCCTGGAGATATTGGctgttttgctatttattttctCAATGTGGTGACTCTGCAGCCTGGAGAAGCTATGTATCTGGGAGCCAATGAACCCCATGCTTATCTGGAGGGAG ACTGCGTGGAATGCATGGCTTGTTCTGATAACACCGTACGCGCTGGACTCACCCCTAAATTTATAGATGTGGACACACTGTGTGAGATGCTAACTTACACACCAGCGCCTGCCACTGCCAAACTGTTTACTCCAACACCAATGAGCAGTGACCCCTATGCCCTCCTCTACAACCCCCCTGTGCCTGATTTCACAGTCATCAAGATTGAG GTAGCCTCTACTGTATCACAATACCACGTGCCGGCCTTAGATTCTGCAAGCATTCTGCTGCTGGTCAGGGGCCAGGCCTCAAGCAGCGGATTGAATGGTGGTTTAAGTCTTCAACCAGGCTCTGTTCTCTTCATCTCTGCTAATGAAAGTTTAACCCTGAGTGTGGAACCATCTCATAATCTCCTCTTATTCAGGGCGTGTTCTCTGCTGTAA